In the Brienomyrus brachyistius isolate T26 chromosome 20, BBRACH_0.4, whole genome shotgun sequence genome, one interval contains:
- the LOC125715508 gene encoding arrestin domain-containing protein 3-like isoform X22 — translation MLSSIKSITVNYDAVNEGKTFSSGDVVSGRVLLVLSKETKIEGLRVKMKGKAEVRWSEKHGDKTRYYSSKEEYFKLEQLVTGQEKGNDVVLAAGSHVFPFTFQIPQGNMPSSFKGAHGKVEYKLEAKLSRSWRLPSNAASEFTFVSKPEMGVAHLMSPQHGTVTKKMNLFTSGNAAINVNMERTAYWPGEELRVTVDIQNSSSRNLAPKLAVDQILSFSAEGRAKVCTHRVLKHVGEPIPANMPQTLILVLKLPPNLPASIPNCRIIRVEYFLKVYLDVPLASDPEVKLPLVILPAELSTGAFPYQTALGGFPYQIAPGAAPPIPGPGGFPYQPAPGAAPPIIAPGGFPYQPAPGAAPPPTAPGGFPYQPAPGSAPPPTAPGGFPYQPAPGSAPPPTAPGGFPYQSAPGSAPPPTAPGAFPYQSPPGEPYTFLSYCSPDAPPAYDILGQHSPQSVPSAPPSYSDAIKCPPLNAPGSSPPPTAPGSSPPQMPQGTYPLQDAPDSTLDTFKSLKIN, via the exons ATGCTGAGCTCAATTAAAAGTATCACAGTGAATTACGACGCGGTAAATGAAGGGAAGACCTTCTCCTCCGGGGACGTGGTGTCCGGCCGCGTCCTGCTGGTGCTGTCGAAGGAGACCAAGATAGAGGGTCTTCGGGTGAAAATGAAAGGCAAGGCCGAGGTTCGCTGGAGCGAGAAACACGGAGATAAAACCCGATACTACAGTTCCAAAGAGGAGTACTTTAAGCTGGAGCAGCTCGTCACTGGTCAGGAGAAGGGTAATG ATGTTGTCCTTGCCGCTGGAAGCCATGTATTCCCGTTTACATTTCAGATTCCCCAAGG GAACATGCCATCTTCCTTTAAAGGAGCTCATGGAAAAGTGGAGTACAAGCTGGAAGCAAAGCTGAGCAGGTCTTGGAGGTTACCGAGTAATGCAGCCTCCGAGTTCACCTTTGTTTCGAAGCCGGAGATGGGCGTGGCACACCTAATG TCACCGCAGCATGGCACGGTCACAAAGAAGATGAATCTCTTCACCTCTGGAAATGCTGCCATCAATGTGAATATGGAACGGACGGCTTACTGGCCAG GAGAAGAATTAAGGGTCACGGTGGATATTCAGAACAGCTCTTCTCGTAACCTCGCCCCCAAGCTCGCTGTGGACCAAATTCTGAGTTTTTCTGCTGAAGGAAGGGCCAAAGTCTGTACACATCGCGTCCTGAAGCATGTGGGGGAGCCCATTCCTGCTAACATGCCGCAGACGCTGATTCTCGTGCTGAAGCTCCCCCCAAATCTGCCGGCCTCCATACCCAACTGCAGAATCATCAGAGTGGAGTATTTCCTCAAG GTTTACTTGGATGTTCCCTTGGCCTCAGACCCTGAGGTCAAGTTACCGTTGGTCATCCTTCCAGCTGAACTAAGCACAGGAGCATTTCCGTACCAAACTGCCCTGGGAGGATTTCCTTATCAAATTGCCCCAGgtgctgccccacccataccTGGCCCAGGAGGATTTCCTTATCAACCTGCCCCAGGTGCTGCTCCACCCATAATTGCCCCAGGAGGATTTCCTTATCAACCTGCCCCAGGTGCTGCTCCACCACCAACTGCCCCAGGAGGATTTCCTTATCAACCTGCCCCTGGTTCTGCTCCACCACCAACTGCCCCAGGAGGATTTCCTTATCAAC CTGCCCCTGGGTCAGCTCCACCTCCAACTGCCCCAGGAGGATTTCCTTATCAATCTGCCCCTGGTTCTGCTCCACCTCCAACTGCCCCGGGAGCATTTCCATATCAATCCCCCCCAGGTGAACCTTATACATTTCTATCCTATTGTAGTCCAGATGCACCACCAGCTTATGATATTTTGGGTCAGCATTCACCCCAGTCTGTTCCAAGTGCCCCTCCATCCTACAGTGACGCAATCAAGTGTCCACCTCTAAATGCCCCAGGCTCCTCTCCACCTCCAACTGCCCCAGGTTCCTCTCCACCCCAAATGCCCCAGGGTACGTACCCACTTCAGGATGCCCCAGATTCAACTCTGGATACATTCAAAAGCTTAAAGATTAACTAA
- the LOC125715508 gene encoding arrestin domain-containing protein 3-like isoform X9 has translation MLSSIKSITVNYDAVNEGKTFSSGDVVSGRVLLVLSKETKIEGLRVKMKGKAEVRWSEKHGDKTRYYSSKEEYFKLEQLVTGQEKGNDVVLAAGSHVFPFTFQIPQGNMPSSFKGAHGKVEYKLEAKLSRSWRLPSNAASEFTFVSKPEMGVAHLMSPQHGTVTKKMNLFTSGNAAINVNMERTAYWPGEELRVTVDIQNSSSRNLAPKLAVDQILSFSAEGRAKVCTHRVLKHVGEPIPANMPQTLILVLKLPPNLPASIPNCRIIRVEYFLKVYLDVPLASDPEVKLPLVILPAELSTGAFPYQTALGGFPYQIAPGAAPPIPGPGGFPYQPAPGAAPPIIAPGGFPYQPAPGAAPPPTAPGGFPYQPAPGSAPPPTAPGGFPYQPAPGSAPPPTVPGGFPYQPAPGSAPPPAAPGAFPYQPAPGSAPPPAAPGGFPYQPAPGSAPPPTAPGGFPYQSAPGSAPPPTAPGAFPYQSPPGEPYTFLSYCSPDAPPAYDILGQHSPQSVPSAPPSYSDAIKCPPLNAPGSSPPPTAPGSSPPQMPQGTYPLQDAPDSTLDTFKSLKIN, from the exons ATGCTGAGCTCAATTAAAAGTATCACAGTGAATTACGACGCGGTAAATGAAGGGAAGACCTTCTCCTCCGGGGACGTGGTGTCCGGCCGCGTCCTGCTGGTGCTGTCGAAGGAGACCAAGATAGAGGGTCTTCGGGTGAAAATGAAAGGCAAGGCCGAGGTTCGCTGGAGCGAGAAACACGGAGATAAAACCCGATACTACAGTTCCAAAGAGGAGTACTTTAAGCTGGAGCAGCTCGTCACTGGTCAGGAGAAGGGTAATG ATGTTGTCCTTGCCGCTGGAAGCCATGTATTCCCGTTTACATTTCAGATTCCCCAAGG GAACATGCCATCTTCCTTTAAAGGAGCTCATGGAAAAGTGGAGTACAAGCTGGAAGCAAAGCTGAGCAGGTCTTGGAGGTTACCGAGTAATGCAGCCTCCGAGTTCACCTTTGTTTCGAAGCCGGAGATGGGCGTGGCACACCTAATG TCACCGCAGCATGGCACGGTCACAAAGAAGATGAATCTCTTCACCTCTGGAAATGCTGCCATCAATGTGAATATGGAACGGACGGCTTACTGGCCAG GAGAAGAATTAAGGGTCACGGTGGATATTCAGAACAGCTCTTCTCGTAACCTCGCCCCCAAGCTCGCTGTGGACCAAATTCTGAGTTTTTCTGCTGAAGGAAGGGCCAAAGTCTGTACACATCGCGTCCTGAAGCATGTGGGGGAGCCCATTCCTGCTAACATGCCGCAGACGCTGATTCTCGTGCTGAAGCTCCCCCCAAATCTGCCGGCCTCCATACCCAACTGCAGAATCATCAGAGTGGAGTATTTCCTCAAG GTTTACTTGGATGTTCCCTTGGCCTCAGACCCTGAGGTCAAGTTACCGTTGGTCATCCTTCCAGCTGAACTAAGCACAGGAGCATTTCCGTACCAAACTGCCCTGGGAGGATTTCCTTATCAAATTGCCCCAGgtgctgccccacccataccTGGCCCAGGAGGATTTCCTTATCAACCTGCCCCAGGTGCTGCTCCACCCATAATTGCCCCAGGAGGATTTCCTTATCAACCTGCCCCAGGTGCTGCTCCACCACCAACTGCCCCAGGAGGATTTCCTTATCAACCTGCCCCTGGTTCTGCTCCACCACCAACTGCCCCAGGAGGATTTCCTTATCAACCTGCCCCTGGTTCTGCTCCACCACCAACTGTCCCAGGAGGATTCCCTTATCAACCTGCCCCTGGTTCTGCTCCACCACCAGCTGCCCCAGGGGCATTTCCTTATCAACCTGCCCCTGGTTCTGCTCCACCACCAGCTGCCCCAGGAGGATTTCCTTATCAAC CTGCCCCTGGGTCAGCTCCACCTCCAACTGCCCCAGGAGGATTTCCTTATCAATCTGCCCCTGGTTCTGCTCCACCTCCAACTGCCCCGGGAGCATTTCCATATCAATCCCCCCCAGGTGAACCTTATACATTTCTATCCTATTGTAGTCCAGATGCACCACCAGCTTATGATATTTTGGGTCAGCATTCACCCCAGTCTGTTCCAAGTGCCCCTCCATCCTACAGTGACGCAATCAAGTGTCCACCTCTAAATGCCCCAGGCTCCTCTCCACCTCCAACTGCCCCAGGTTCCTCTCCACCCCAAATGCCCCAGGGTACGTACCCACTTCAGGATGCCCCAGATTCAACTCTGGATACATTCAAAAGCTTAAAGATTAACTAA
- the LOC125715508 gene encoding arrestin domain-containing protein 3-like isoform X20, translating into MLSSIKSITVNYDAVNEGKTFSSGDVVSGRVLLVLSKETKIEGLRVKMKGKAEVRWSEKHGDKTRYYSSKEEYFKLEQLVTGQEKGNDVVLAAGSHVFPFTFQIPQGNMPSSFKGAHGKVEYKLEAKLSRSWRLPSNAASEFTFVSKPEMGVAHLMSPQHGTVTKKMNLFTSGNAAINVNMERTAYWPGEELRVTVDIQNSSSRNLAPKLAVDQILSFSAEGRAKVCTHRVLKHVGEPIPANMPQTLILVLKLPPNLPASIPNCRIIRVEYFLKVYLDVPLASDPEVKLPLVILPAELSTGAFPYQTALGGFPYQIAPGAAPPIPGPGGFPYQPAPGAAPPIIAPGGFPYQPAPGAAPPPTAPGGFPYQPAPGSAPPPAAPGGFPYQPAPGSAPPPAAPGGFPYQPAPGSAPPPTAPGGFPYQSAPGSAPPPTAPGAFPYQSPPGEPYTFLSYCSPDAPPAYDILGQHSPQSVPSAPPSYSDAIKCPPLNAPGSSPPPTAPGSSPPQMPQGTYPLQDAPDSTLDTFKSLKIN; encoded by the exons ATGCTGAGCTCAATTAAAAGTATCACAGTGAATTACGACGCGGTAAATGAAGGGAAGACCTTCTCCTCCGGGGACGTGGTGTCCGGCCGCGTCCTGCTGGTGCTGTCGAAGGAGACCAAGATAGAGGGTCTTCGGGTGAAAATGAAAGGCAAGGCCGAGGTTCGCTGGAGCGAGAAACACGGAGATAAAACCCGATACTACAGTTCCAAAGAGGAGTACTTTAAGCTGGAGCAGCTCGTCACTGGTCAGGAGAAGGGTAATG ATGTTGTCCTTGCCGCTGGAAGCCATGTATTCCCGTTTACATTTCAGATTCCCCAAGG GAACATGCCATCTTCCTTTAAAGGAGCTCATGGAAAAGTGGAGTACAAGCTGGAAGCAAAGCTGAGCAGGTCTTGGAGGTTACCGAGTAATGCAGCCTCCGAGTTCACCTTTGTTTCGAAGCCGGAGATGGGCGTGGCACACCTAATG TCACCGCAGCATGGCACGGTCACAAAGAAGATGAATCTCTTCACCTCTGGAAATGCTGCCATCAATGTGAATATGGAACGGACGGCTTACTGGCCAG GAGAAGAATTAAGGGTCACGGTGGATATTCAGAACAGCTCTTCTCGTAACCTCGCCCCCAAGCTCGCTGTGGACCAAATTCTGAGTTTTTCTGCTGAAGGAAGGGCCAAAGTCTGTACACATCGCGTCCTGAAGCATGTGGGGGAGCCCATTCCTGCTAACATGCCGCAGACGCTGATTCTCGTGCTGAAGCTCCCCCCAAATCTGCCGGCCTCCATACCCAACTGCAGAATCATCAGAGTGGAGTATTTCCTCAAG GTTTACTTGGATGTTCCCTTGGCCTCAGACCCTGAGGTCAAGTTACCGTTGGTCATCCTTCCAGCTGAACTAAGCACAGGAGCATTTCCGTACCAAACTGCCCTGGGAGGATTTCCTTATCAAATTGCCCCAGgtgctgccccacccataccTGGCCCAGGAGGATTTCCTTATCAACCTGCCCCAGGTGCTGCTCCACCCATAATTGCCCCAGGAGGATTTCCTTATCAACCTGCCCCAGGTGCTGCTCCACCACCAACTGCCCCAGGAGGATTTCCTTATCAAC CTGCCCCTGGTTCTGCTCCACCACCAGCTGCCCCAGGAGGATTTCCTTATCAACCTGCCCCTGGGTCAgctccacctccagctgccccaGGAGGATTTCCTTATCAACCTGCCCCTGGGTCAGCTCCACCTCCAACTGCCCCAGGAGGATTTCCTTATCAATCTGCCCCTGGTTCTGCTCCACCTCCAACTGCCCCGGGAGCATTTCCATATCAATCCCCCCCAGGTGAACCTTATACATTTCTATCCTATTGTAGTCCAGATGCACCACCAGCTTATGATATTTTGGGTCAGCATTCACCCCAGTCTGTTCCAAGTGCCCCTCCATCCTACAGTGACGCAATCAAGTGTCCACCTCTAAATGCCCCAGGCTCCTCTCCACCTCCAACTGCCCCAGGTTCCTCTCCACCCCAAATGCCCCAGGGTACGTACCCACTTCAGGATGCCCCAGATTCAACTCTGGATACATTCAAAAGCTTAAAGATTAACTAA
- the LOC125715508 gene encoding tyrosine-protein phosphatase non-receptor type 23-like isoform X6 has translation MLSSIKSITVNYDAVNEGKTFSSGDVVSGRVLLVLSKETKIEGLRVKMKGKAEVRWSEKHGDKTRYYSSKEEYFKLEQLVTGQEKGNDVVLAAGSHVFPFTFQIPQGNMPSSFKGAHGKVEYKLEAKLSRSWRLPSNAASEFTFVSKPEMGVAHLMSPQHGTVTKKMNLFTSGNAAINVNMERTAYWPGEELRVTVDIQNSSSRNLAPKLAVDQILSFSAEGRAKVCTHRVLKHVGEPIPANMPQTLILVLKLPPNLPASIPNCRIIRVEYFLKVYLDVPLASDPEVKLPLVILPAELSTGAFPYQTALGGFPYQIAPGAAPPIPGPGGFPYQPAPGAAPPIIAPGGFPYQPAPGAAPPPTAPGGFPYQPAPGSAPPPTAPGGFPYQPAPGSAPPPTVPGGFPYQPAPGSAPPPAAPGAFPYQPAPGSAPPPAAPGGFPYQPAPGSAPPPAAPGGFPYQPAPGSAPPPTAPGGFPYQSAPGSAPPPTAPGAFPYQSPPGEPYTFLSYCSPDAPPAYDILGQHSPQSVPSAPPSYSDAIKCPPLNAPGSSPPPTAPGSSPPQMPQGTYPLQDAPDSTLDTFKSLKIN, from the exons ATGCTGAGCTCAATTAAAAGTATCACAGTGAATTACGACGCGGTAAATGAAGGGAAGACCTTCTCCTCCGGGGACGTGGTGTCCGGCCGCGTCCTGCTGGTGCTGTCGAAGGAGACCAAGATAGAGGGTCTTCGGGTGAAAATGAAAGGCAAGGCCGAGGTTCGCTGGAGCGAGAAACACGGAGATAAAACCCGATACTACAGTTCCAAAGAGGAGTACTTTAAGCTGGAGCAGCTCGTCACTGGTCAGGAGAAGGGTAATG ATGTTGTCCTTGCCGCTGGAAGCCATGTATTCCCGTTTACATTTCAGATTCCCCAAGG GAACATGCCATCTTCCTTTAAAGGAGCTCATGGAAAAGTGGAGTACAAGCTGGAAGCAAAGCTGAGCAGGTCTTGGAGGTTACCGAGTAATGCAGCCTCCGAGTTCACCTTTGTTTCGAAGCCGGAGATGGGCGTGGCACACCTAATG TCACCGCAGCATGGCACGGTCACAAAGAAGATGAATCTCTTCACCTCTGGAAATGCTGCCATCAATGTGAATATGGAACGGACGGCTTACTGGCCAG GAGAAGAATTAAGGGTCACGGTGGATATTCAGAACAGCTCTTCTCGTAACCTCGCCCCCAAGCTCGCTGTGGACCAAATTCTGAGTTTTTCTGCTGAAGGAAGGGCCAAAGTCTGTACACATCGCGTCCTGAAGCATGTGGGGGAGCCCATTCCTGCTAACATGCCGCAGACGCTGATTCTCGTGCTGAAGCTCCCCCCAAATCTGCCGGCCTCCATACCCAACTGCAGAATCATCAGAGTGGAGTATTTCCTCAAG GTTTACTTGGATGTTCCCTTGGCCTCAGACCCTGAGGTCAAGTTACCGTTGGTCATCCTTCCAGCTGAACTAAGCACAGGAGCATTTCCGTACCAAACTGCCCTGGGAGGATTTCCTTATCAAATTGCCCCAGgtgctgccccacccataccTGGCCCAGGAGGATTTCCTTATCAACCTGCCCCAGGTGCTGCTCCACCCATAATTGCCCCAGGAGGATTTCCTTATCAACCTGCCCCAGGTGCTGCTCCACCACCAACTGCCCCAGGAGGATTTCCTTATCAACCTGCCCCTGGTTCTGCTCCACCACCAACTGCCCCAGGAGGATTTCCTTATCAACCTGCCCCTGGTTCTGCTCCACCACCAACTGTCCCAGGAGGATTCCCTTATCAACCTGCCCCTGGTTCTGCTCCACCACCAGCTGCCCCAGGGGCATTTCCTTATCAACCTGCCCCTGGTTCTGCTCCACCACCAGCTGCCCCAGGAGGATTTCCTTATCAAC CTGCCCCTGGTTCTGCTCCACCACCAGCTGCCCCAGGAGGATTTCCTTATCAAC CTGCCCCTGGGTCAGCTCCACCTCCAACTGCCCCAGGAGGATTTCCTTATCAATCTGCCCCTGGTTCTGCTCCACCTCCAACTGCCCCGGGAGCATTTCCATATCAATCCCCCCCAGGTGAACCTTATACATTTCTATCCTATTGTAGTCCAGATGCACCACCAGCTTATGATATTTTGGGTCAGCATTCACCCCAGTCTGTTCCAAGTGCCCCTCCATCCTACAGTGACGCAATCAAGTGTCCACCTCTAAATGCCCCAGGCTCCTCTCCACCTCCAACTGCCCCAGGTTCCTCTCCACCCCAAATGCCCCAGGGTACGTACCCACTTCAGGATGCCCCAGATTCAACTCTGGATACATTCAAAAGCTTAAAGATTAACTAA